Genomic window (Paenibacillus sp. PK3_47):
GAAATGATCTTCAGCAAAAATGACTCTTGGAACAGTTCCAGAGTTTGAGGGAAATGTGGAGGTTTGCCAGTTTTCAAAATCGTTAGAATAGGAGATGTAAGTTCTGTAATTCAATGTACCTACCCGTACATAAGTACCATTGCCATAAGCAATATCTGCTATATCAGGCAAGCTTCCTGTCCAGGACTCTCCATCCAATGTTGCTGAGATTCCGAACTCACTTACAACAACCATCCTGTCTGAGCCAATAGCGTAACCCGTGATCTCGGGGGTCGTATTAGTAGTGTTGGTCGTCCATTCAGATATACTGGTTCCCCCTGTAGACGAAGTGTACACCGTTTGACCTAAGATACGGTACTTTCCATTGTAATAAGCAAATTCAACAGGAAGAGTTGTAGTGAGGATTTTTGGCCATGTTGGCGTACTTGGATTCACGGAGCTAAGCACATGGCCTCTATGTGTTGAATTAACGCTATCTGTTATAGCAAAAAAACGGTCGTTAACAAAGGTTAAGCTACTAATCATTGCAGGACCGAGGTAATACAGACTGACTCTGGACCATGGCCCGGATGGGCTGGTGCTGACCAAAATGGTACCATCGGTAGCTGTATGGGAAATTGCATATTTCCCATTTCCATAAGTGATTCCGGTCATGCTTACCATAATTGTTTTACCCGTGCTGTCTAATAAGGGTGTTCTCGTCCAAGATTCTCCGTCTGAAGAGGTCACCATATCTCCTGAACTACCGACCGCTATAAACTGACCTTCAATAAACCGGACATCCATTAGCGGTGAAGATACTCCTGATACTCTGGGAGTCCAGCTCTTTCCGTCAGGTGAGGTCAGAATCGTCCCGTCTGCTCCTACCACTACAAATTTATTGGCTCCATAAGCGGCTCCATAAAATGTAGTTGTGTTACTGTTCTCCATTACGTCACTCCAAAGCTTACCGTCTTCGGAACGCACGATGTTACCAGTAGTTCCGGTTGCGATATAAATACCCTGTCCATAGGCTGCCGCCCTGTATGCATTACTCTGTAGTCCTGCGTTCCCCTCAAATATTAGGCCAGGATCTTCCTGAGGGGGAACCTCAACTGCACTAACAGGCTGCAAAGGCCATTGCACAGCCAGCAGCACCATGGCCAGACACAGCACTAATCCTCGTTTCAGCGATTGGTACATTCGTTCAACTCCTTCTCGGTTATATCGGGTCACCAGTAAACCCGGTTTAATATCCTAACTACCCGTAAGCAGATGAGGTTCTTACAGATTAACCGCTTTAAAACTTTAAAAGCGGATGCAAAGTTTTAAACTAAAAATTTCAAAACGGCAGATCTCTGAATTATCTTGACTTATTCGGCAGGAATCCAGTTATAATACCGAACGATTAGTATAAAACGCCGGCTTCAACCACTGAAGTGGACGAAGCCGGCGCTTTTTTTGCTGCCTAGTTACATTATTCTATTGTTCCCGAAGCAGCCTCAATATCAGTGTACGCCCAGTGACTTCTGCTGACGTCTTTCCAGGTCGGAGTTCCCGGAGTACTGGCCAAAGTCCGGCCGAACAGCTTGTTAAGCACGGTAACGGCTTCTGCCCGGGTAATAACCTGCTTCGGACGGAAGGTGCCGTCACTATAGCCTTGCATCAAACCTCTTGATTGGGCAGCTGCAATGTCATCTGCCGCCCAGTGTCCTGTGATATCCCTGAACGATTGTACAGTACTTTCAGCAGGCTGGTCAGCTGTAAATCTGGATACGATTGTGGCCATCTGTGCCCGGGTAATTCCGTCATTCGGGTTAAAGTTTCCGTTCTTGTCCCCGATCATCAGACCCCGTGCAGTGATGAATCCAATCTGATCCTGTGCCCAATGGGCTTCAGAGACATCCGGATAAATTCCTGCTTGCGACTGGTTCTCCTTATATTCCAGCAGCCTTGCCAGCATGGTTGCCATCTGGGACCGGGATACAGCGGCTTCCGGTCTGAAGGTTCCGTCCGGGAAGCCATTGATATAAGGCGCACGGTTTTGAACAGCTGGAGATTCAGGCGTAACGCTATCCCCAAGCTGGCTGCTGAGATCGATTCCCTGCCAGCTCAGCAGGGCAAAGGCTCCGAGCGGATTGGCTGTAAATCGGATAGCTGGTGTATTTGTTCCCGCGGAGATAATTTCTCCGGACATCAGCTGCGGCTTGCCGGTTCCATGTTCGGCGTAAACAGCCAGCGACTTCAAGAAGCTGTCTCTCTGCTGCGTGTCGGCTGGCAGAGTCACTCCTGTCAGCGGCATTACCATCGAGACATCGCCCTGACCTGTTATATTGGTCTCAACTTCCACAGGTGTTGCTACAACTACTGGCTGAAGCTGGGCCGAGATGGACTGTACTTGTTCATTCTGCAGCGCTCTTTGCCGTACGGTATCCCGCTTCTGCTGATCTTTCAGCGGTATGAAGCGGAAGTACAGATCATTGCTCTGTGCTGCCAGCGTATCCGGCGGCACTACAGTTTCAATGTAGCTTGTGGCAATTTCCAGATTAAGATCAGCCTGTTCAATCGTCTGCAGCGATTCAGCAGGGAGCTGGACGTTCAGTTCATCCGCCGCCTGATCCGGAGTCTCCGCAATCATAATCCGGAGGCTGTCTCCGCCGCTGTTTTTAATCCGGTTGACCGCTTCATTTGTTTGGTCCGCCGGCAGCGTAACTGTATCAATAACCACCCCGTTAGTTACAGTCCGTCTTTTAGTGACCGGCAGTGTTTCGCCATTTCCATAAGTCAGGGTGGCAGGAGCAGGAGTTGCTGCCGGTGAAGCTGTTGGTGCAGCTGTAACTGCAGGTGAACCACCGCCCGAGCCCGTTCCGCCGGAATCTGAAGGAGGAGCAGTCGTCGCCGTTGCTGTCGGTACTGGTGATTCGGATGGTACCGGTGTTGAAGTTGGTGCAGGTGTTGAAGTTGGTGCAGGTGTTGAAGTTGGTGCCGGTGTTGAAGTTGGTGCAGGTGTTGAAGTTGGTGCCGGTGTTGAAGTTGGTGCAGGTGTTGAAGTTGGTGCAGGTGTTGAAGTTGGTGCCGGTGTTGACGTAGGCACCGGTGTTGAGGTCGGTACTGGTGTTGCTGTCGGTACCGGCGACTCCGTTGGTGTTGGTGACTCTGTTGGTGCCGGTGTCGGCTGGGCAGCTTCAGGTACAACTACATTACCTATCGAAAGCAGGTAGCCAGCTCTCGTAATCGTAACCGTGTACGTCTCACCTTCAGAGAGTACCGCTTCCACCTGATAAGTTAAACCCCCATCAGTTGTGGTCACATTATCTACCGTCACTCCGCCGCTAAGCGCAAAATCGCTGGCAGTAAGCCCCGGCACCGCTTGATCCAAAGTGACTGTGAATCCTTCAGTACCCGGATTGCTGATCGTTCCGGCGACAGCGACAGGTGCTGGAACGGCAACGTTACCAACAGTAAACCGGTAACCCGCTTCAGTAATTGTAACGGTATACGTCTCACCTTCAGAGAGCACCGCTTCCACCTGGTAAGTTAAGCCTCCATCGGTTGTGGTCACATTGTCCACCGTCACTCCGCCGCTAAGCGCAAAATCACTGGCGTTAAGCCCTGGTACCGCCTGGTCCAGAGTGATGGTGAAGCCGGTTGTCCCCGGATTGCTGATCGTTCCGGCTACAGCAACTGGTGCTGGGACCGCAACATTCCCTACAGTAAACCGGTAACCCGCTTCTGTAATGGTTACAGTATACGTCTCACCTTCAGAGAGCACTGCTTCCACCTGGTAAGTTAAGCCTTCGTCAGCAGTGGTTACACTATCCACCGTCACTCCGCCGCTAAGGGCAAAATCGCTGGCAGTAAGCCCCGGCACGGCTTGATCCAGAGTGACTGTAAAGCCGGTTGTGCCCGGATTGCTGATGGTTCCGGCTACCTCGGTCGCCGGCGGAACCACTACATTTTCAACTACAAAACGCAGACCCGGTTCCATGATTGTAACGGTATAGGTTTCTCCGTCAGTAAGATCCGCCGATACCTGATAGCTTAAATTGCTGTCATCAAGCGGCGTAATACTATTCACCCTCATAGTATCGTTAAGAACAAAATACATATTATTATATAGTAGCGCCATCCGGTCCAACGTGATCGTAAAACCGGTAACCGATTCATTGCTGATGGTTCCGTTAATTAAAATCTCCCAAGGCGTAGTTACATTTCCGACTGTAAACCGGTAGCCTGGCTCTGTAATGGTTACAGTATAGGTTGTGCTAGGAGAAAGAGATGCATTAACAACGTACGTCAGGCCGTTATCAGCTGTATTTACTGAAGTCACTGAGGCCCCGCGATTAAGTGCAAAATGGCTGGCAGTAAGCCCCGGTACGGCCTTATCCAATGTAACAGTAAAGCCATTTGTACTTTGATTGCTGATTGTTCCGGCTACTGCGACAGATTCAGGTACTGTAACATCGCCTATGGAGAAGCGGTAGCCTGATTCTGTAATTGTAACTGTGTAGACCTCCCCTTCGGTGAGGGCTGCTTCAACCTGATAAGTCAGACCGCCGTCGGATGTAGTTACATTATTCACTGTTACTCCGCCGCTCAATGTAAAGTCGCTTGCAGTAAGCCCTGGAATGGCCTTGTCCAAGGTTACTGTAAAGCCCGTCGTGCTTTCAGCGCTGACCAGGCCGGTTACGTCTTCGGTCTGGCCGGACAGGAGCGCAAGTCCCCCCGCGCCCACCACTGCAATATTTCCGTTAATGTTTCTAATGTTCAGGGCAGTGGAGTTGTTCGGGATATCGTAAGACACCCAATTGATTCCGTCTGCGGAGCTAAACCAGTTTCTTCCATTAACACTGCCGAGGAAGACATTATCGGCATAAGCAATCATTCGCGGCGAGAAATCGGCCGGATTCGGAGTGAATGGGGTCCAGTTTTTTCCGTCCAAAGAAGTGAGACCATAGCCCTGAGGGCTGTCGGTTCCCACGTAAATGATGAACTTGCCGCTGCCGTATACAATTTTGCTTGGAGCATCATTTTCAGTGATTGGCATTGACGGTATGGAAACTGTCGTCCAGTTGATGCCATCCGGCGAATAAAGGACTGAAGTGGAGGTGGTTATTATAAACAGCCCTTCAACAAATTCAACATTATTATAGCGGCCGGCGCCGGATACTGCTGTGTATGACCAGGTTTTACCCAGATCGGTAGAGTAGAATACCCTGCCCGAGTAGCGGCCTACTACTACAAGCGTTCCATTGCCATAGGCCATTCCGCTCAGACCGACCTCCTCCATACTGCCGGAAGTCCGGTTCTCCCAATCCCGTCCGTCCGCCGACCCCCAGATTGAGGATTCATCGTAGGCCACAAAATCATTCCCGGCGGACATGACCCGTCGAATGGATCCATAGTTTTGCGGATAAGTGGCTGTCTCCCAATCGGCAAAGTTGCTCGACGTAGAGAAATAGATTCTATTATTTAATGTACCTGCCCGCACATAAGTGCCGTTTTTATAAGCAACATCTGTAATGTCCGGGAAGGCGGGCGTCCATGTCTCTCCATTCAGGGTCATGGAGAGCCCGTAATCGCCTGCCACGACGATCCGGTCAGGACCGACTGCGGAGGCTCTGATGAGACTGGGGAGATCATCAAGATACATCGTCCAGTTATTCAGGTTCGTATCCGGGGTTGCCGAGGTGTACATCGGGTAACCTAAAATCCGATATTTTCCGTCAAAATAGGCAAAGTCCAGCGGAATATTTCCGACGCGAAGTTTGGGCCATGCCGAAGCGCCGGGGTTTGCCGAAAGCAGCACGTACCCTCTGTGCATTCCATTGCTGCTGTTCTCTGTTACGGCGAAAAAACGGTCCCGAACAAAAGCCAAGCTCGTGATCATTGCCGGTCCGTCGGCATAAATGATATTTTTGGTCCATGGTCCGGACAAATTGGAGCTGACCAAAATGCTGCTGTCGAGTCCACTATGGGTAAGGGCATAACTTCCGTTTCCATAAGCGATTCCGGTCAAATCCAAATTATAAACGCCTGCAAAGCCATCAGACACAAACAGCCGGAACCAGGCCGTTCCGTCTCCGGAAACCAGCATAACCCCGCCATTACCGACAATGACAAACTGTTCCCCGATAAATTCCACATCATTTAAATTGCTGCTGATTGCCGAAACGTATGGAGTCCAGTTCTCCCCGTCCGGTGAACTCAGGATCGTCCCGCCGCTTCCAACCACGACAAAACGGTTGTTGCCGTAAGCGGCGCTGTTAAAAGTTTCCGTGCTGTTGATCCCGGCTACGTCGGTCCAATTCACCCCATCTTGGGACCGCACAATATTTCCGTTAGTGCCTGCCGCGATATATACGCCTTGTCCGTAAGCCGCCGCTTTGTATCCGTCGCTCTGTATTCCGGGATTCCCTTCAAAAACAATACCGGACTCCGCGGCTGGATCCGGAGCTGCACCAGCAGGCTGTATAGGCCATTGAACCAACAACAGTACAGCGGCCAGCATCACTATCATGCCTCGTTTCAGCAATCGAACCATCTGTTCATCTCCTTGTCTCGTAGAAAATGTCTGGTCGAACACCCCGACTCATACGTAAACTACCCGAAAGTAGAAGAAAGAGCTTCATATTAAGGGCTTTAAAGGTTTGAATATGGCTTTAAAAGTTTAAAATAAAAGGTTAAAAAGGCTGAAACAGGCGTAAATTCAGTCTGCAGGTAGAGGAAAACCGGGCAGTAGAGCTTAAAGGGCCGCGCTTTCCCGGCAGCCTGGAGGAGCAGAGTTAAACCCATACGCTGATGCAAAAGAAGACGATTCCGGCAGGCACTGGGAACGTCTTCTTTTTTACTGAAGCTGCCTAAGGACAAAGTGCCGTCGAACAGAATGTAGCCGCAGGACTGATTCAAGGCAATAACGGCTCGATCAATCCGAAGGATGGAATTACAAGAACGGAGGCCGACACAATAGTGATCCGGTTCTTGGAGAAAGCTGGTCGGATGTAAAGCAACGAATGATAGGCACTATGTAAACAGCGGGGCTGTCCTGCAAGTCACAAGATGACTTGAGGACAGCCCCGTTACATTTTATAGGAGGGCATTCGAGATGGCGTTAGGCATCTATTGAGATGTGTAATTCAACCTCTAACCAAGTATTTTAAACAAATTTCGTAGGATGAAACGCCTTTTTGACCTGAACTTATATGGATTAGCCTTGAAATGTTTAAAGCAAACCTTTGCTCTTCCCAAAACCGGCAGCATCATGAAATAGTAGAGCATGGAAAATCCTCCAATATACGTAGTCGTCTTTACCGCGCGGGAGGAGTCAGATCAAACAGAACGGGAGGGATAACGCAAAAATGATGGAAGCCTTGGGGGGCTGCAGCGGATGTATACAAAAACTTATCCCTGCGGAAAGCAGTATCGGATGTGTGCTGACCTGGAAATTTTGCTGCTGTAATAGCTGAAGTTTGAGAAGAATGAAATATCTATTTAAAAACCCAAATCTCTAATATCGGAGGTATACATGAGAGGAAAATCCATCTTTAAAAAGCGGGTAATGCCGCTCCTGCTCTCGGCGGGGTTGTTGCTCCAGACGGCGATTTTGCCTCCCGCGCCTGCGGCGGCGGCTACGACGAATACCAAGCTTTATACGTTTGGCAGTACAATTGGGCCGCAAAGAGGTATGCTGGATCCAAGTTTCCGAGTTCCTGTCAAGAATCCGTTTTTTACATCCAATGTAAAGGATATAAAGAGTGCGAACCGGCATGCGGCGGTGATTACCGTTACAGGTGAAGTCTATACATGGGGCGACACCCTTTATGGTGTCGGCAGCCAAAGCACCACAAACTATACACCAAAAAAACTGACTCTTCCAGCCAAAGCGGTACAGATTGAAGTAAGTTACGGCTATATACTCATCCTACTGGAGACGGGCGAGGTCTATGCTATGGGCAGAGGAAATTATGGGATCCTTGGCCAAGGCAATACAAACGGTTCTACTACTCCGATTAAGGTGCCCGGGTTAAGCGGCGTCAAGATGATAGCTTCATCGGCACTCGGACAGATTGATCCAGAGACAGCGTTCGCTGTGTTAGAGAATGGAGATGTGTATTCTTGGGGAACAGGCGGAACTTATGGAACATTAGGACAGGGAGCAACCGACACATCTCTCAGTCCTGCCAAGGTTAATGGCTTGTCCGGAGTTATCGATATATCTGCTGGAAGTGCCTCAGTCATGGCTGTCACCGCTACTGGTGCAGTTTATGCATGGGGGGCGAACTCAGCAAACACAGTAGGATTGTATTCTAGTTCAGTTAATGTAAGAAATGTAAATACTCCTACTCAAATATCTGTTCCCGATGGCGTTGTGGATGTGGAAGTGGGATATCAGTCCTCTTTGTTGAGATTAGAGAATGGAGATGTCTATGGAGTTGGCTCCAATTCTAACGGAATGCTGGGATTGGGTGCTGAAGTATCATCCGTCCTCACTCCTACCAAGATCGAAGGTTTAAGCAATATTGTTCATATGAGTCTTTCTGGTATTGGTGTCGCTGTTACACAGGGTGGAGAAGCTTATGTGTTTGGCACGGGACAGTATGGAACGTTGGGACTAGGAGACCTGGTTACCCGCTATACGCCAACCCGGCTAGAGGGATTTACCGTTACTACTGCTGATGTTACTGCAAATACCTCAGGTGATAACCTGCTGCTGGTTACTACAGATGGGGATGTTTATGCAACCGGACCTGATTACTATGGAGTAGTTACTATTTCAGGAAGCGGACAGGTTACCCCCAATCCGGATACGGTGACTACTGTTACTTACAATAACATAGATGTTCAGACAGGAGCCTACTCTACGCTACTTCTTACCGATCAGGGCAAAGTATATGGTTTCGGTCGCAATAGTGGTGCCGGCGAGTTGGGTATCGGAAGCAGTAACATTCAACCTTACCCGGTTGAGATAACGGGGGTGCCTACTATAAAAGCTATATCGCTGCGCCAAAGTTCTTCAATGGCGCTGGCGGACAACGGAGATGTATACGTCTGGGGAGGCAACGGCTATGGAATGTTGGGAATTGGAAACCAGACTAACCAGACACGACCGGTGAAGCTTTCCCTGCCAGGACCAGCTGTCTCAGTGTCTGCGGGGCGTAACCATAACGCTGTTGTACTAGAGGATGGAAGAGTTTATACAATGGGGAGGAATATGTATGGAGAGTTGGGTAACGGTACGGTTGGAGTAGACAGTAGCGTGCCTGTCCAAGTACTGGGATTACCTGTTGGTATTAAAGCGGTTCAGGCTTCAGTCGGTCTTTCCTATACACTTATTCTTATGGAGAATGGCGATGTGTACGGCATAGGAGCTAACGGGGGAGGGCAGCTTGGACAAGGCAATTATACATCAGTATCTACACCTGCCAGAATATCCGCACTTCCCGGGCCGGCACGTAAGGTTGCTACAGGCCAAGACACTAGTTATGTGGTGCTCCGGGATGGAACGGTCTATGGGTTTGGTAGTAATGCTTATGGATTGCTTGGAGCTCCAATACAGACAAGCTGGGTAAATACACCCAGACAGATACAAGGCTTAACCGGAGTAATAGATGCCGCTTCCTCATTGACGGGCCAGTCTCATGCTCTGTTCCTGACCGGCAGTGGTGAGGTCTACAGTATTGGAGGGAACTGGTTTGG
Coding sequences:
- a CDS encoding S-layer homology domain-containing protein, encoding MVRLLKRGMIVMLAAVLLLVQWPIQPAGAAPDPAAESGIVFEGNPGIQSDGYKAAAYGQGVYIAAGTNGNIVRSQDGVNWTDVAGINSTETFNSAAYGNNRFVVVGSGGTILSSPDGENWTPYVSAISSNLNDVEFIGEQFVIVGNGGVMLVSGDGTAWFRLFVSDGFAGVYNLDLTGIAYGNGSYALTHSGLDSSILVSSNLSGPWTKNIIYADGPAMITSLAFVRDRFFAVTENSSNGMHRGYVLLSANPGASAWPKLRVGNIPLDFAYFDGKYRILGYPMYTSATPDTNLNNWTMYLDDLPSLIRASAVGPDRIVVAGDYGLSMTLNGETWTPAFPDITDVAYKNGTYVRAGTLNNRIYFSTSSNFADWETATYPQNYGSIRRVMSAGNDFVAYDESSIWGSADGRDWENRTSGSMEEVGLSGMAYGNGTLVVVGRYSGRVFYSTDLGKTWSYTAVSGAGRYNNVEFVEGLFIITTSTSVLYSPDGINWTTVSIPSMPITENDAPSKIVYGSGKFIIYVGTDSPQGYGLTSLDGKNWTPFTPNPADFSPRMIAYADNVFLGSVNGRNWFSSADGINWVSYDIPNNSTALNIRNINGNIAVVGAGGLALLSGQTEDVTGLVSAESTTGFTVTLDKAIPGLTASDFTLSGGVTVNNVTTSDGGLTYQVEAALTEGEVYTVTITESGYRFSIGDVTVPESVAVAGTISNQSTNGFTVTLDKAVPGLTASHFALNRGASVTSVNTADNGLTYVVNASLSPSTTYTVTITEPGYRFTVGNVTTPWEILINGTISNESVTGFTITLDRMALLYNNMYFVLNDTMRVNSITPLDDSNLSYQVSADLTDGETYTVTIMEPGLRFVVENVVVPPATEVAGTISNPGTTGFTVTLDQAVPGLTASDFALSGGVTVDSVTTADEGLTYQVEAVLSEGETYTVTITEAGYRFTVGNVAVPAPVAVAGTISNPGTTGFTITLDQAVPGLNASDFALSGGVTVDNVTTTDGGLTYQVEAVLSEGETYTVTITEAGYRFTVGNVAVPAPVAVAGTISNPGTEGFTVTLDQAVPGLTASDFALSGGVTVDNVTTTDGGLTYQVEAVLSEGETYTVTITRAGYLLSIGNVVVPEAAQPTPAPTESPTPTESPVPTATPVPTSTPVPTSTPAPTSTPAPTSTPAPTSTPAPTSTPAPTSTPAPTSTPAPTSTPAPTSTPVPSESPVPTATATTAPPSDSGGTGSGGGSPAVTAAPTASPAATPAPATLTYGNGETLPVTKRRTVTNGVVIDTVTLPADQTNEAVNRIKNSGGDSLRIMIAETPDQAADELNVQLPAESLQTIEQADLNLEIATSYIETVVPPDTLAAQSNDLYFRFIPLKDQQKRDTVRQRALQNEQVQSISAQLQPVVVATPVEVETNITGQGDVSMVMPLTGVTLPADTQQRDSFLKSLAVYAEHGTGKPQLMSGEIISAGTNTPAIRFTANPLGAFALLSWQGIDLSSQLGDSVTPESPAVQNRAPYINGFPDGTFRPEAAVSRSQMATMLARLLEYKENQSQAGIYPDVSEAHWAQDQIGFITARGLMIGDKNGNFNPNDGITRAQMATIVSRFTADQPAESTVQSFRDITGHWAADDIAAAQSRGLMQGYSDGTFRPKQVITRAEAVTVLNKLFGRTLASTPGTPTWKDVSRSHWAYTDIEAASGTIE